A single window of Microbacterium oryzae DNA harbors:
- the rpmH gene encoding 50S ribosomal protein L34, producing the protein MSKRTFQPNNRRRAKKHGFRARMRTRAGRAILAARRGKGRVELSA; encoded by the coding sequence ATGAGCAAGCGCACGTTCCAGCCCAACAACCGTCGCCGCGCCAAGAAGCACGGCTTCCGCGCACGCATGCGCACCCGCGCCGGCCGCGCCATCCTCGCCGCTCGTCGCGGCAAGGGGCGCGTCGAGCTCTCGGCGTAA
- the dnaA gene encoding chromosomal replication initiator protein DnaA, giving the protein MSAHDIPDVPVWRTVLAELAGDGRITPLLEGYLSLAVPQGVMGGTLYIDVPNDLTAAQINKRMREPIMEALERIGADAKSFRVSVNPELTEAALDAPAPAAPEETAPQRPVAQTSAPATRSRDDTRLNPKYTFDNFVIGQSNRFAHAAAVAVAEAPAKAYNPLFIYGDSGLGKTHLLHAIGDYALNLYPGVRVRYVSSEEFTNDFINSIANNRGAAFNARYREVDILLIDDIQFLQGKAETQETFFHTFNTLHDHDKQVVITSDVAPKLLTGFEDRMRSRFEWGLITDVQAPDLETRVAILRKKGQAERLDIPDDVIEYIASNVSTNIRELEGALIRVSAFASLNRSSVSLELAQTVLRDIVDQAEDTVVSPNDIISVVASYFKLTADDLHGSSRAQSVAQARQIAMYLCRERTSLSLPKIGQLFGGRDHTTVMYAYRKINELMKEKRSVYNQVQEITTQLGRR; this is encoded by the coding sequence ATGAGCGCGCACGACATCCCAGACGTCCCCGTCTGGCGAACGGTGCTGGCGGAGCTGGCCGGAGACGGTCGGATCACTCCTCTTCTGGAGGGATATCTGAGCCTCGCTGTCCCGCAGGGAGTCATGGGCGGCACCCTCTACATCGACGTCCCGAACGATCTCACCGCTGCGCAGATCAACAAGCGCATGCGCGAGCCGATCATGGAGGCGCTCGAGCGCATCGGGGCGGACGCGAAGTCCTTCCGCGTCTCGGTGAACCCCGAGCTCACAGAGGCCGCGCTCGATGCGCCCGCTCCCGCAGCTCCCGAGGAGACGGCTCCGCAGCGCCCGGTGGCTCAGACCTCCGCGCCGGCGACCCGCTCCCGCGACGACACCCGGCTCAACCCCAAGTACACGTTCGACAACTTCGTCATCGGGCAGTCGAACCGCTTCGCCCACGCGGCGGCGGTCGCCGTCGCCGAGGCGCCGGCGAAGGCGTACAACCCGCTCTTCATCTACGGCGACTCCGGCCTCGGCAAGACGCACCTCCTCCACGCGATCGGCGACTACGCACTCAACCTCTATCCGGGTGTCCGGGTGCGCTACGTCTCGAGCGAGGAGTTCACGAACGACTTCATCAACTCGATCGCGAACAACCGCGGCGCGGCCTTCAACGCGCGCTATCGCGAGGTCGACATCCTGCTGATCGACGACATCCAGTTCCTGCAGGGCAAGGCCGAGACGCAGGAGACGTTCTTCCACACGTTCAACACCCTGCACGATCACGACAAGCAGGTCGTGATCACCAGCGATGTCGCCCCGAAGCTCCTCACCGGCTTCGAGGACCGCATGCGCAGCCGGTTCGAGTGGGGGCTCATCACCGATGTGCAGGCGCCCGACCTCGAGACGCGCGTCGCCATCCTCCGGAAGAAGGGGCAGGCCGAGCGCCTGGACATCCCCGACGACGTGATCGAGTACATCGCGTCCAACGTGTCCACGAACATCCGCGAGCTCGAGGGCGCGCTCATCCGTGTCTCCGCCTTCGCGAGCCTGAACCGCTCATCCGTCTCGCTCGAGCTCGCTCAGACGGTGCTGCGTGACATCGTCGATCAGGCGGAGGACACCGTCGTCTCGCCGAACGACATCATCAGCGTGGTCGCGAGCTACTTCAAGCTGACCGCCGACGATCTGCACGGCTCCAGCCGCGCACAGTCGGTGGCGCAGGCGCGGCAGATCGCCATGTACCTCTGTCGCGAGCGGACCAGCCTCTCGCTGCCGAAGATCGGACAGCTCTTCGGCGGACGCGACCACACGACGGTGATGTACGCGTACCGCAAGATCAACGAGCTCATGAAGGAGAAGCGCTCGGTCTACAACCAGGTGCAGGAGATCACCACGCAGCTCGGACGCCGCTGA
- the rnpA gene encoding ribonuclease P protein component gives MLARPHRLVLGADYRMVVRRGSRCAGASTVTHVVHSHEERAPRFGFIVSKAVGNAVTRNTVRRRLKAVCAEALPGVRPGADVVIRALPSAAQATFQELRSEVTRCLARKAAP, from the coding sequence GTGCTCGCGAGGCCGCATCGCCTGGTCCTCGGCGCCGACTATCGGATGGTCGTGCGCCGAGGCTCTCGATGCGCCGGTGCGTCGACCGTGACGCACGTCGTGCACTCCCATGAGGAGCGCGCACCGCGGTTCGGATTCATCGTCAGCAAAGCCGTCGGCAACGCCGTCACGCGCAACACGGTGCGACGCCGCCTCAAGGCGGTGTGCGCCGAGGCGCTGCCGGGCGTGCGCCCGGGGGCTGATGTCGTCATCCGCGCGCTGCCCTCCGCAGCTCAGGCGACGTTCCAGGAGCTGCGCTCCGAGGTGACGCGCTGTCTCGCGCGCAAGGCGGCGCCATGA
- the gyrB gene encoding DNA topoisomerase (ATP-hydrolyzing) subunit B, whose translation MTSETPQNESEPIDDGRDDERGDAAPAPRKVENEYGADAIQVLEGLEAVRKRPGMYIGSTGPRGLHHLVYEIVDNSVDEALAGYCDTIAVTLLADGGLRVVDNGRGIPVGMHKTEGKSTLEVVLTVLHAGGKFGGGGYAVSGGLHGVGSSVVNALSTRLDAVVMRDGYVWRQSFSNGGVPMAPIEQGEETEQTGTTITFWPDAEIFVEGVEFDYETLRTRFQQTAFLNKGLRIELTDERESSAEEVETADGSTEIVKRHNVFHYERGLVDYVEYLNKVRKAERVNEDIVVLEQEQPDGRMAVEIAMQWTTSYTENVFTYANMINTHEGGTHEEGFRAALTSLVNRYARANGILKDKDDNLTGDDVREGLTAVISVKLSEPQFEGQTKTKLGNTEAKAFVQKVVNDQLADWFERNPQQAKNVIRKAIDAASARMAARKARETARRKSVFESAAMPDKLKDCTSKDPSISEVFLVEGDSAGGSAVGGRDPRTQAILALRGKILNVERARIDKALGNREVQAMIQAFGTGIGPEFDLAKARYHKIVLMTDADVDGQHITTLLLTLLFRYMRGLIEAGYVYLAMPPLYRLKWSNAPHEYVYSDRERDALLKEGAAAGKRIPKDAGIQRYKGLGEMNDSELWDTTMNPETRTLRQVTIDDAAAADEIFSVLMGEDVESRRGFIQRNAKDVRFLDI comes from the coding sequence ATGACGAGCGAAACCCCTCAGAACGAGTCCGAGCCGATCGACGACGGTCGGGACGACGAGAGGGGCGACGCCGCACCGGCCCCCCGGAAGGTCGAGAACGAGTACGGCGCGGATGCCATCCAGGTCCTCGAAGGACTGGAGGCCGTGCGCAAGCGCCCGGGCATGTACATCGGCTCGACGGGACCCCGCGGTCTGCACCACCTCGTGTACGAGATCGTCGACAACTCCGTCGATGAGGCGCTCGCCGGGTACTGCGACACCATCGCCGTGACCCTGCTCGCGGATGGCGGCCTGCGCGTCGTCGACAACGGCCGCGGCATCCCCGTCGGGATGCACAAGACCGAGGGCAAGTCGACCCTCGAGGTCGTGCTGACGGTCCTGCACGCGGGCGGCAAGTTCGGCGGCGGCGGATACGCCGTCTCCGGCGGTCTCCACGGCGTCGGCTCGTCGGTGGTGAACGCGCTCTCCACGCGACTGGACGCGGTCGTCATGCGCGACGGCTACGTCTGGCGCCAGTCGTTCTCGAACGGCGGCGTGCCGATGGCTCCCATCGAGCAGGGGGAGGAGACGGAGCAGACCGGGACGACGATCACGTTCTGGCCCGACGCCGAGATCTTCGTCGAGGGCGTCGAGTTCGACTACGAGACGCTCCGCACTCGCTTCCAGCAGACGGCGTTCCTCAACAAGGGCCTCCGCATCGAGCTGACCGACGAGCGCGAGTCGTCGGCGGAGGAGGTCGAGACCGCCGACGGATCGACCGAGATCGTCAAGCGCCACAACGTCTTCCACTACGAGCGCGGCCTCGTCGACTACGTCGAGTACCTCAACAAGGTGCGCAAGGCCGAGCGCGTGAACGAGGACATCGTCGTGCTCGAGCAGGAGCAGCCCGACGGCCGGATGGCCGTCGAGATCGCGATGCAGTGGACGACGAGCTACACCGAGAACGTCTTCACCTACGCGAACATGATCAACACCCACGAGGGCGGCACGCACGAGGAGGGCTTCCGCGCGGCGCTCACCTCGCTCGTGAACCGGTACGCGCGGGCGAACGGCATCCTCAAGGACAAGGACGACAACCTCACCGGCGACGACGTCCGCGAGGGCCTGACCGCCGTCATCTCCGTCAAGCTCTCCGAGCCGCAGTTCGAGGGTCAGACGAAGACGAAGCTCGGCAACACCGAGGCCAAGGCGTTCGTGCAGAAGGTCGTGAACGACCAGCTCGCCGACTGGTTCGAGCGCAACCCGCAGCAGGCGAAGAACGTCATCCGCAAGGCGATCGACGCCGCGTCGGCGCGGATGGCCGCGCGCAAGGCCCGTGAGACCGCTCGCCGGAAGAGCGTGTTCGAGTCCGCCGCGATGCCCGACAAGCTGAAGGACTGCACGTCGAAGGACCCCTCGATCAGCGAGGTGTTCCTCGTCGAGGGAGACTCCGCCGGCGGCTCTGCCGTGGGCGGGCGCGACCCGCGCACGCAGGCGATCCTCGCCCTCCGCGGCAAGATCCTCAACGTCGAGCGCGCGCGCATCGACAAGGCGCTGGGCAACCGCGAGGTCCAGGCGATGATCCAGGCCTTCGGCACGGGCATCGGGCCGGAGTTCGACCTCGCCAAGGCGCGGTATCACAAGATCGTCCTGATGACGGATGCCGATGTCGACGGCCAGCACATCACCACGCTGCTGCTGACGCTGCTCTTCCGCTACATGCGCGGTCTCATCGAGGCCGGCTACGTGTACCTCGCGATGCCGCCGCTCTACCGCCTCAAGTGGTCGAACGCGCCGCACGAGTACGTCTACAGCGACCGCGAGCGCGACGCGCTGCTCAAGGAGGGCGCCGCGGCGGGCAAGCGCATCCCCAAGGACGCCGGCATCCAGCGGTACAAGGGTCTCGGCGAGATGAACGACTCCGAGCTGTGGGACACCACCATGAACCCGGAGACGCGCACCCTGCGTCAGGTGACCATCGACGACGCGGCCGCGGCCGATGAGATCTTCTCCGTGCTGATGGGGGAGGACGTCGAGTCCCGCCGCGGGTTCATCCAGCGCAATGCGAAGGACGTCCGCTTCCTGGACATCTAG
- the recF gene encoding DNA replication/repair protein RecF (All proteins in this family for which functions are known are DNA-binding proteins that assist the filamentation of RecA onto DNA for the initiation of recombination or recombinational repair.), producing the protein MIVEHLSLVDFRNYAHAELALQPGPNVLVGRNGQGKTNLAEAIAYLATLGSHRVSSDAPLVREGKDAAFVRARLAHGQRRVTLELQINKQGSNRARVSGSPVRTSELPRYAQAVLFAPEDLQIVRGDPSQRRRFADQLLIQRTPRMAGVIADYDRTLRQRTALLKSARARGMKGGQLTTLDVWDDKLVALGSELIDARVRLAQDLADPVAQAYAGVAGEDHRPELSWVLSVRGADPEEGEELPAGEGGSTPELFRSALAARRSQELERGLSLVGPHRDDLLLTVRGLPVKGYASHGESWSVALALRLASAGLLRAESQGGDPILILDDVFAELDADRRRRLADVVADFEQVLVTAAVAADVPAPLRANAVRIEAGAVLGPLSDHPLTPEATDG; encoded by the coding sequence ATGATCGTCGAGCACCTCAGCCTCGTCGACTTCCGCAACTACGCCCACGCGGAACTCGCGCTGCAGCCCGGGCCCAACGTGCTCGTGGGGCGCAACGGCCAGGGGAAGACGAACCTCGCCGAGGCCATCGCCTACCTCGCGACGCTCGGCTCGCACCGGGTCTCGTCGGATGCCCCGCTCGTCCGGGAGGGCAAGGATGCCGCCTTCGTGCGCGCGCGTCTCGCCCACGGTCAGCGCCGGGTCACCCTCGAGCTGCAGATCAACAAGCAGGGCTCCAACCGGGCGCGCGTCAGCGGTTCGCCCGTGCGCACATCGGAGCTGCCGCGCTATGCGCAGGCCGTGCTGTTCGCGCCCGAGGATCTGCAGATCGTGCGCGGCGACCCGTCCCAGCGGCGGCGGTTCGCCGATCAGCTCCTCATTCAGCGCACCCCGCGGATGGCCGGGGTCATCGCCGACTACGACCGCACCCTCCGGCAGCGCACGGCGCTGCTGAAGTCGGCTCGAGCACGGGGGATGAAGGGCGGCCAGCTCACGACGCTCGATGTCTGGGACGACAAGCTCGTCGCCCTCGGGTCCGAGCTCATCGACGCCCGTGTCCGCCTCGCGCAGGACCTCGCCGACCCGGTCGCGCAGGCCTACGCCGGCGTCGCGGGCGAGGATCACCGCCCCGAGCTCAGCTGGGTGCTGTCGGTGCGCGGCGCCGACCCCGAGGAGGGCGAGGAGCTGCCGGCGGGCGAGGGCGGCTCGACGCCCGAGCTCTTCCGCTCGGCGCTCGCGGCCCGTCGTTCGCAGGAGCTCGAGCGCGGTCTGAGCCTCGTCGGGCCGCACCGCGACGACCTCCTCCTCACCGTGCGCGGGCTCCCCGTGAAGGGGTACGCGTCGCACGGCGAGTCCTGGTCGGTGGCTCTCGCCCTGCGCCTGGCCTCGGCCGGGCTCCTTCGCGCGGAGTCGCAGGGCGGCGACCCGATCCTCATTCTCGACGACGTCTTCGCCGAGCTCGACGCCGATCGCCGCCGACGTCTCGCCGACGTGGTGGCCGACTTCGAGCAGGTGCTCGTGACCGCCGCGGTGGCCGCCGACGTCCCGGCGCCGCTTCGGGCGAACGCCGTCCGCATCGAGGCCGGCGCCGTCCTCGGGCCGCTCTCCGACCATCCGCTGACGCCGGAGGCGACGGATGGCTGA
- the yidC gene encoding membrane protein insertase YidC — translation MDFLGIILWPIRWVIEMILVGWHSLLTFLGMQVDGGLTWVLSIAGVVVVVRAVLIPLFVKQIKSQRKMMEIAPEMKKVQEKYRGKRDQLSREAMSRETMALYKKHGTSPVSSCLPLLVQMPVFLSLYYTLLDVKAHANEGIGGVGLLSADLTQQFNNAKLFDIAPLSETLRDAFVTRPDGWVGTTVILVIMVALMIGTQFFTQLQIVSKNMSAEAKSGQAYQMQRIMLYIIPFAMIFSGVFFPLGVVSYWFFNNLWTMCQQFLVIRELPTPGSEAAKAREERLARKGKALNSQGKVVTIAEYEAEQQELLRRAEEARAKQPKRQQPMSAKRAKKQQRPVGDDGSAS, via the coding sequence GTGGACTTCCTCGGAATCATCCTCTGGCCCATCCGCTGGGTCATCGAAATGATCCTCGTCGGCTGGCACTCGCTCCTGACGTTCCTCGGCATGCAGGTCGATGGCGGACTCACCTGGGTCCTCTCCATCGCCGGCGTGGTCGTCGTCGTCCGCGCCGTCCTGATCCCGCTCTTCGTGAAGCAGATCAAGAGCCAGCGCAAGATGATGGAAATCGCTCCTGAGATGAAGAAGGTCCAGGAGAAGTACCGGGGCAAGCGGGACCAGCTCTCCCGTGAGGCGATGAGCCGCGAGACGATGGCGCTGTACAAGAAGCACGGCACCTCGCCGGTCTCCAGCTGCCTGCCGCTGCTCGTGCAGATGCCGGTCTTCCTGTCGCTGTACTACACGCTGCTCGACGTCAAGGCGCACGCGAACGAGGGCATCGGCGGCGTGGGCCTGCTCTCCGCGGACCTCACGCAACAGTTCAACAACGCGAAGCTGTTCGACATCGCGCCACTGTCAGAGACCCTCCGCGACGCCTTCGTGACTCGCCCCGACGGCTGGGTGGGAACGACGGTCATCCTGGTCATCATGGTCGCGCTCATGATCGGCACGCAGTTCTTCACGCAGCTGCAGATCGTGTCGAAGAACATGTCTGCCGAGGCCAAGAGCGGTCAGGCGTACCAGATGCAGCGCATCATGCTCTACATCATCCCGTTCGCGATGATCTTCTCGGGTGTCTTCTTCCCGCTCGGCGTCGTCTCGTACTGGTTCTTCAACAACCTCTGGACGATGTGCCAGCAGTTCCTCGTCATCCGCGAGCTGCCGACCCCGGGCTCCGAGGCGGCGAAGGCGCGGGAGGAGCGCCTCGCACGCAAGGGCAAGGCGCTCAACAGCCAGGGCAAGGTCGTCACGATCGCCGAGTACGAGGCAGAGCAGCAGGAGCTGCTGCGCCGCGCTGAGGAGGCTCGCGCGAAGCAGCCGAAGCGTCAGCAGCCGATGAGCGCGAAGCGCGCCAAGAAGCAGCAGCGGCCCGTCGGCGACGACGGCAGCGCGAGCTGA
- the dnaN gene encoding DNA polymerase III subunit beta: MKFHVNRDVFSEAVSFVVKLLPQRNPQPILAGVLIEATEDGNLALSAFDYEASARTTIEATVDEPGTILVHGRLLSDIASRLPNQPIQISTEDDGNISLTCGSASFALASMPVEEYPAIPEVTGESGLVPGDDFATAISQVAFAASRDDVTPVLTGVQLEVSGLGLSLVATDRYRVAVRDIQWDGSEQQAAALVPARTLQEVGKTFSHGGNISIAFSGSGDREIIAFTAGNKTVTSLLIKGNFPPVRRLFPAQTEHYAVVSTADLAEAVRRVSLVLDRSAPLRFTFSTSQVTMDASGGEQARASESVDAHLTGGDEVTLGLNPQYLLEALGAVKSEFVRVTFTSSDNANKLSPILITSQTSVDQAGQDSFKYLLQPNLLLR; encoded by the coding sequence GTGAAGTTCCACGTGAACCGCGACGTGTTCAGCGAGGCCGTCTCGTTCGTCGTCAAGCTGCTGCCCCAGCGGAACCCCCAGCCGATCCTCGCCGGCGTCCTCATCGAGGCGACCGAGGACGGGAACCTCGCGCTCTCAGCCTTCGACTACGAGGCTTCCGCACGCACGACGATCGAGGCCACGGTCGACGAGCCCGGCACGATCCTCGTCCACGGGCGCCTGCTCTCCGACATCGCCAGCCGGCTTCCCAACCAGCCGATTCAGATCTCCACCGAGGACGACGGCAACATCTCTCTCACCTGCGGCTCCGCCAGCTTCGCGCTCGCGTCGATGCCGGTCGAGGAGTACCCCGCGATCCCCGAGGTCACCGGCGAATCCGGTCTCGTCCCCGGCGACGACTTCGCGACCGCGATCTCGCAGGTCGCGTTCGCCGCCTCACGTGACGACGTCACCCCGGTGCTCACGGGCGTGCAGCTCGAGGTCTCGGGTCTCGGTCTCAGCCTCGTCGCCACCGACCGCTATCGCGTCGCGGTGCGCGACATCCAGTGGGATGGCAGCGAGCAGCAGGCCGCAGCGCTCGTTCCCGCCCGCACGCTTCAGGAGGTCGGCAAGACGTTCTCGCACGGCGGGAACATCTCCATCGCCTTCTCCGGCTCGGGCGACCGCGAGATCATCGCGTTCACCGCGGGCAACAAGACCGTCACGTCGCTGCTCATCAAGGGCAACTTCCCGCCCGTGCGCCGCCTCTTCCCCGCGCAGACCGAGCACTACGCGGTCGTCAGCACGGCCGACCTGGCCGAGGCCGTCCGCCGTGTCTCGCTGGTGCTCGACCGCTCGGCGCCGCTGCGCTTCACGTTCTCGACCTCGCAGGTGACGATGGACGCCTCGGGCGGCGAGCAGGCGCGCGCCTCCGAGTCGGTGGACGCGCACCTCACCGGCGGCGACGAGGTCACGCTCGGTCTGAACCCGCAGTACCTCCTCGAGGCGCTCGGCGCGGTGAAGAGCGAGTTCGTGCGCGTCACGTTCACGTCGAGCGACAACGCGAACAAGCTCAGCCCGATCCTCATCACGAGCCAGACCTCGGTGGATCAGGCCGGCCAGGACTCGTTCAAGTACCTGCTGCAGCCGAACCTCCTGCTGCGCTGA
- the yidD gene encoding membrane protein insertion efficiency factor YidD → MSVLPASATGSARFRVSDVVRSVPLAPRNAGLVLLHGYRATISHLYGDVCKYYPSCSAYAVTAVQQHGLVRGSGLTAARLARCHPWAAGGEDDVTPHPHFRYDLTRHGFVVPLRKD, encoded by the coding sequence ATGAGCGTGCTTCCCGCGTCGGCCACAGGGTCGGCGCGGTTTCGCGTATCCGACGTCGTGCGCTCGGTCCCGCTGGCTCCGCGCAATGCAGGGCTCGTGCTCCTGCACGGATACCGCGCGACGATCTCGCACCTCTATGGGGATGTCTGCAAGTACTACCCCTCCTGCTCCGCGTACGCGGTCACGGCCGTGCAGCAGCACGGGCTCGTGAGAGGATCGGGCCTGACGGCGGCACGCCTGGCGCGGTGCCATCCCTGGGCCGCGGGCGGCGAAGACGACGTCACGCCGCACCCGCACTTCCGCTACGACCTCACCCGTCACGGCTTCGTCGTGCCGCTACGAAAGGACTGA
- the rsmG gene encoding 16S rRNA (guanine(527)-N(7))-methyltransferase RsmG, translated as MSALDALEPEPAEAAALFGEGIERARAFARALAEHGEERGLIGPQEVPRLWSRHILNSAVAAPLFPAGGRVGDVGSGAGLPGIVLAIARPDVQWVLIEPMERRTIWLNEQVDALGLENVVVERTRAEESGRYEGMLDAVTARAVSALRTLIPWTAPLVRDGGELILLKGHNAPTEVDAAAKAIRKYKLSDVRVEVIGEGVVAEPTRVVRAIVR; from the coding sequence ATGTCGGCACTCGACGCCCTCGAGCCGGAGCCGGCAGAGGCTGCAGCGCTCTTCGGTGAGGGCATCGAACGCGCGCGGGCGTTCGCCCGGGCCCTGGCGGAGCATGGCGAGGAGCGCGGCCTGATCGGCCCGCAGGAGGTCCCGCGGCTGTGGTCGCGGCACATCCTCAATTCGGCCGTCGCCGCTCCCCTGTTCCCCGCCGGTGGCCGCGTCGGAGACGTGGGGTCGGGCGCCGGCCTTCCGGGGATCGTGCTCGCGATCGCTCGGCCGGATGTGCAGTGGGTGCTCATCGAGCCCATGGAGCGTCGGACGATCTGGCTCAACGAGCAGGTGGACGCGCTCGGTCTCGAGAACGTGGTCGTCGAGCGGACGCGCGCTGAGGAGTCCGGACGCTACGAGGGAATGCTCGATGCGGTGACGGCGCGTGCGGTATCAGCGCTGCGAACCCTCATTCCGTGGACCGCTCCCCTCGTGCGCGACGGCGGAGAGCTCATCCTGCTCAAGGGTCATAACGCGCCGACCGAGGTCGATGCCGCGGCCAAGGCCATCCGCAAGTACAAGCTCTCGGATGTCCGCGTCGAGGTCATCGGCGAGGGCGTGGTTGCGGAGCCCACCCGAGTGGTTCGCGCCATCGTCCGCTGA
- a CDS encoding protein jag: MDAMNSPTAPETDAPSDAELEREGDVAADFLEGLLDIADIDGDLTLDVRQGRAYVSVESDDASLRVISHPDTVQALQELTRLAVQNETGSFSRLILDVGGSRDVRRRQLETLVDAAMAKLEEGASQASLPSMSSYERKLIHDIAADRGLVSESYGEGPDRHTVIRRA; the protein is encoded by the coding sequence ATGGACGCCATGAACTCCCCCACCGCACCTGAGACCGACGCCCCCTCCGACGCGGAGCTCGAGCGCGAGGGCGACGTCGCGGCCGACTTCCTGGAGGGGCTGCTGGACATCGCCGACATCGACGGCGATCTGACGCTGGACGTGCGGCAGGGGCGCGCCTACGTCTCCGTGGAGTCGGATGATGCGTCACTGCGCGTGATCTCGCACCCCGACACGGTTCAAGCGCTTCAGGAGCTCACACGCCTCGCCGTGCAGAACGAGACGGGCTCGTTCTCCCGCCTGATCCTGGATGTCGGAGGCTCGCGTGACGTCCGTCGTCGTCAGCTGGAGACGCTCGTCGACGCCGCGATGGCCAAGCTCGAGGAAGGCGCGTCGCAGGCGTCCCTGCCGTCCATGTCGTCGTACGAGCGCAAGCTCATCCACGACATCGCCGCCGACCGCGGTCTGGTGTCGGAGTCGTACGGCGAAGGCCCGGACCGCCACACCGTCATCCGTCGCGCCTGA
- a CDS encoding DUF721 domain-containing protein — MAEPEVPETIATYLRLRGLEPSKRYKKKRRVVDDDDENAPFAPGRDPKPLGEAIDVLTRSSGWEPHLQREDLALNWEEIAGAENAAHSHIETFSRGVVVVRCDSTPRSKQMHMMRSHFLTRVIQLYPEAGVTEIRFFGPDVPSWNHGIRRVPGRGPRDTYG; from the coding sequence ATGGCTGAGCCGGAGGTTCCCGAGACGATCGCCACGTACCTGCGCCTGCGGGGCCTCGAGCCGAGCAAGCGGTACAAGAAGAAGCGGCGCGTCGTCGATGACGACGACGAGAACGCGCCGTTCGCGCCGGGACGCGATCCGAAGCCGCTGGGCGAGGCGATCGATGTGCTCACGCGCTCGAGCGGGTGGGAGCCGCACCTGCAGCGGGAGGACCTCGCTCTCAACTGGGAGGAGATCGCCGGCGCCGAGAACGCCGCGCACTCCCACATCGAGACGTTCTCGCGCGGCGTGGTGGTGGTGCGATGCGATTCCACCCCCCGCAGCAAGCAGATGCACATGATGCGCTCGCACTTCCTCACGCGGGTGATCCAGCTGTATCCCGAGGCGGGGGTCACCGAGATCCGCTTCTTCGGGCCCGACGTGCCCTCCTGGAATCACGGCATCAGGCGCGTTCCAGGGCGCGGCCCGCGCGATACCTACGGCTAG